One genomic window of Tistrella mobilis includes the following:
- a CDS encoding ABC transporter permease, with protein sequence MAPIPSRPLITFDRVSRRFGGAQGVTALDDVSLSIHRGEMVAIVGASGSGKSTLMNILGCLDRPSGGRLLIDGQDVSALDTDALADLRNRRFGFVFQRYNLLHGLSAAENVEMPAIYAGRPAEERRRAAHRLLGQLGLQDRAGHRPSELSGGQQQRVSIARALVNDADIILADEPTGALDEAAGAEVLALLDDLHGEGRTIIIVTHDPTVAAHAGRRIRIRDGRVVADEGDGRRGSPATAEAAPCRPGRSGPVRLLGDVASAGRMAFRSLAINPLRTLLTLLGVVIGVASVIAMLAIGDGGREATLRRIAEMGTNLITVRAGAPGIRSLADLTSLTIGDIEALSEIRGLAAISPERNLRTTLRVGNRDYTTMAQGVWPDLLVARSRQLAAGSFFTRDDIRSYAAVMVLGQSVADILFPGQDPIGRQVLAGRVPFEVIGVLAPRGVSGGGTDQDDVVLIPLSSGFMRLLGRSHVSSVTLKVANAGDMERVADEIDRILFDRHHIRNYQIRSSTAAQIIMSDSQRSFALLLGAVAAISLVVGGIGVMNIMLVGVTERTREIGIRMATGARRRDVLIQFNVEAIAVCGLGGVIGVGLGLGSAVWLGRLGFDVLITPMPAVMAFSCAFLTGLVFGWLPARKAAGMDPVRALAAG encoded by the coding sequence CTGGCCCCGATCCCGTCCCGGCCCCTGATCACCTTCGACCGGGTGTCGCGCCGTTTCGGCGGCGCCCAGGGCGTGACCGCGCTGGATGATGTCAGCCTCTCGATCCACCGGGGCGAGATGGTCGCGATCGTCGGTGCCTCGGGGTCGGGCAAAAGCACGCTCATGAACATTCTGGGCTGTCTGGACCGGCCAAGCGGCGGCCGGCTGCTGATCGACGGCCAGGACGTCTCGGCGCTGGATACCGATGCGCTGGCGGACCTGCGCAACCGCCGCTTCGGCTTCGTGTTTCAGCGCTACAATCTGCTGCACGGCCTGTCTGCCGCCGAGAATGTCGAGATGCCGGCCATCTATGCCGGCCGCCCGGCCGAGGAACGCCGCCGGGCGGCGCACCGGCTGCTCGGGCAGCTGGGGCTTCAGGATCGCGCCGGCCACAGGCCGTCGGAACTGTCGGGCGGGCAGCAGCAACGGGTCTCCATCGCCCGTGCCCTGGTCAATGATGCCGACATCATTCTGGCCGACGAGCCCACCGGCGCGCTGGACGAGGCCGCGGGCGCCGAGGTGCTGGCCCTGCTCGACGATCTTCATGGCGAAGGGCGGACCATTATCATCGTCACCCATGATCCGACCGTGGCGGCGCATGCCGGGCGGCGGATCCGGATCCGCGACGGCCGGGTGGTCGCCGACGAGGGCGACGGCCGACGGGGCAGCCCCGCCACCGCCGAGGCGGCCCCCTGTCGCCCGGGCCGGTCGGGGCCGGTCCGTCTGCTGGGCGATGTGGCGAGCGCCGGGCGGATGGCCTTCCGCTCGCTTGCCATCAACCCGCTCAGAACCCTGCTCACCCTGCTGGGTGTGGTCATCGGCGTGGCCTCGGTCATCGCCATGCTGGCGATCGGCGATGGCGGACGCGAGGCCACTCTGCGGCGCATTGCCGAGATGGGCACCAATCTGATCACCGTGCGCGCCGGCGCCCCCGGCATCCGCTCGCTTGCCGATCTCACCTCGCTCACCATCGGCGATATCGAGGCCCTGTCGGAGATCCGCGGCCTGGCGGCGATTTCTCCCGAGCGCAATCTCAGAACCACGCTCAGGGTCGGCAACCGCGACTATACGACCATGGCCCAGGGGGTCTGGCCCGATCTTCTGGTGGCCAGAAGCCGGCAGCTCGCCGCGGGCAGCTTCTTCACCCGCGACGACATCCGAAGTTATGCCGCGGTGATGGTGCTGGGCCAGTCTGTCGCCGACATCCTGTTTCCCGGTCAGGACCCGATCGGGCGTCAGGTGCTGGCCGGGCGGGTGCCGTTCGAGGTGATCGGCGTGCTGGCCCCGCGCGGGGTATCGGGCGGGGGGACCGATCAGGACGATGTCGTGCTGATCCCGCTGTCTTCGGGCTTCATGCGGCTTCTGGGGCGCAGCCATGTCAGCTCGGTCACCCTGAAGGTGGCCAACGCCGGGGATATGGAGCGGGTGGCCGACGAGATCGACCGGATCCTGTTCGACCGGCACCACATCCGGAACTACCAGATCCGCAGCAGCACCGCGGCACAGATCATCATGTCCGACAGCCAGCGCAGCTTTGCCCTGCTTCTGGGGGCGGTTGCCGCCATTTCGCTGGTGGTGGGCGGGATCGGGGTCATGAACATCATGCTGGTCGGCGTGACCGAGCGCACCCGCGAGATCGGGATCCGCATGGCCACCGGCGCCCGGCGGCGCGATGTGCTGATCCAGTTCAATGTGGAGGCGATCGCCGTCTGCGGGCTGGGCGGCGTGATCGGCGTCGGGCTGGGCCTCGGCAGTGCGGTCTGGCTCGGCAGGCTGGGCTTCGACGTTCTGATCACGCCGATGCCCGCCGTCATGGCCTTCAGCTGCGCCTTCCTGACCGGTCTGGTCTTCGGCTGGCTGCCGGCCCGCAAGGCGGCCGGCATGGACCCGGTCAGGGCGCTCGCCGCCGGCTGA
- a CDS encoding vWA domain-containing protein, protein MLIDFFFKLREAKLPVTIKEYLVLIEGMKAGLAQFSPEEFYYLARTSLVKNEKHFDRFDQVFAAYYKGAQAHFAAIEGQIPEEWLRKLAEKHLTPEEMAEIEALGGWEKLMETLKQRLEEQKGRHQGGNKWIGTAGTSPFGAYGYNPEGVRIGQDRSRHRRAVKVWDQRAFKNYDDDVELGTRNIKVALKRLRAFVREGSDLELDLDDTIRSTARNAGWLDLKLVPEKRNKVKVLLFLDVGGSMDDHVKICEELFSAARTELKHLEYYYFHNFIYENVWKDNYRRFSERTPTMDVLNKFGPDYKVIFVGDATMSAYEIVMPGGSVEHWNEESGQVWLKRFTDHFPKMVWLNPEPQQRWRYTESAKITQKLMEDRMYPLTLRGLDEALRYLSR, encoded by the coding sequence ATGCTGATCGATTTCTTCTTCAAGCTTCGCGAGGCGAAGCTGCCGGTCACGATCAAGGAATATCTGGTCCTGATCGAGGGCATGAAGGCCGGGCTCGCCCAGTTCTCCCCTGAGGAGTTCTACTATCTCGCCCGCACCTCGCTGGTGAAGAACGAGAAGCATTTCGACCGCTTCGACCAGGTCTTCGCCGCCTATTACAAGGGCGCCCAGGCGCATTTCGCCGCCATCGAAGGGCAGATCCCCGAGGAATGGCTGCGCAAGCTGGCCGAAAAGCATCTCACCCCCGAAGAGATGGCCGAGATCGAGGCCCTGGGCGGCTGGGAAAAGCTGATGGAGACGCTGAAGCAGCGTCTGGAAGAGCAGAAGGGGCGCCATCAGGGCGGCAATAAATGGATCGGCACGGCCGGTACCAGCCCCTTCGGCGCCTATGGCTACAACCCGGAAGGCGTGCGCATCGGCCAGGACCGGTCGCGCCACCGCCGGGCGGTGAAGGTCTGGGATCAGCGGGCCTTCAAGAATTACGACGACGATGTCGAGCTGGGCACGCGCAATATCAAGGTGGCGCTGAAGCGGCTGCGCGCCTTCGTGCGCGAAGGCTCCGATCTGGAGCTGGATCTGGACGACACCATCCGTTCCACGGCGCGCAACGCCGGCTGGCTGGACCTGAAGCTGGTGCCGGAAAAGCGCAACAAGGTGAAGGTGCTGCTGTTCCTGGATGTCGGCGGATCGATGGACGATCACGTCAAGATCTGCGAAGAGCTGTTCAGTGCCGCACGCACCGAGCTGAAGCACCTGGAGTATTACTACTTCCACAACTTCATTTACGAGAACGTGTGGAAGGACAATTACCGCCGCTTCTCGGAACGCACGCCGACCATGGACGTGCTGAACAAGTTCGGCCCCGACTACAAGGTGATCTTCGTCGGCGATGCGACCATGAGCGCCTACGAGATCGTGATGCCGGGCGGATCGGTCGAACACTGGAACGAGGAATCGGGCCAGGTCTGGCTGAAGCGCTTTACCGACCATTTCCCGAAGATGGTCTGGCTGAACCCCGAACCCCAGCAGCGCTGGCGCTATACCGAAAGCGCCAAGATCACCCAGAAGCTGATGGAGGACCGGATGTATCCGCTGACCCTCCGCGGCCTGGACGAGGCGTTGCGCTATCTGAGCCGTTGA
- a CDS encoding AAA family ATPase, whose translation MDQTTQPAKFTGTDSYVATEDLMMAVNAALTLGRPLLIKGEPGTGKTMLAEEVARALGRQLHQWHVKSTSKAQQGLYEYDAVSRLRDSQLGDDRVKDVSNYILRGALWEAFASEEPSVVLIDEIDKADIEFPNDLLRELDRMEFYVYETRETVRAVHRPLVIITSNNEKELPDAFLRRCFFHFIAFPDADTMRAIVDVHYPGIKQLLVKEALEIFFSVREMPGLKKKPSTSELLDWLKLLLAEDLDAETLRESKDKALPPLYGALIKNEQDVSLAQRLVFMARRRAEGPGRPG comes from the coding sequence ATGGACCAGACCACGCAGCCGGCCAAATTCACGGGCACCGACAGCTACGTCGCGACCGAGGACCTGATGATGGCGGTCAATGCCGCACTCACCCTCGGCCGTCCGCTGCTGATCAAGGGTGAACCCGGCACCGGCAAGACCATGCTGGCGGAAGAGGTGGCGCGCGCCCTTGGCCGGCAGCTTCACCAGTGGCATGTGAAGTCGACCAGCAAGGCGCAGCAGGGCCTGTACGAATACGACGCCGTTTCGCGCCTGCGCGACAGCCAGCTGGGCGACGACCGGGTCAAGGACGTCAGCAACTACATCCTGCGCGGCGCGCTGTGGGAGGCGTTTGCCAGCGAAGAGCCCTCGGTCGTGCTGATCGACGAGATCGACAAGGCCGATATCGAGTTCCCGAACGACCTGCTTCGCGAACTCGACCGGATGGAGTTCTACGTCTACGAAACCCGCGAGACCGTGCGCGCCGTGCACCGGCCGCTGGTGATCATCACCTCGAACAACGAGAAGGAGCTGCCCGACGCCTTCCTGCGCCGCTGCTTCTTCCACTTCATCGCCTTCCCCGATGCCGACACCATGCGCGCCATCGTCGACGTGCATTATCCGGGCATCAAGCAGCTGCTGGTCAAGGAAGCGCTGGAGATCTTCTTCAGCGTGCGCGAGATGCCGGGGCTGAAGAAGAAGCCGTCGACCTCGGAACTGCTCGACTGGCTGAAGCTGCTGCTGGCCGAGGATCTGGACGCCGAGACGCTGCGCGAGTCCAAGGACAAGGCCCTGCCGCCGCTTTATGGCGCGCTGATCAAGAACGAGCAGGACGTGTCGCTGGCCCAGCGCCTGGTGTTCATGGCCCGCCGCCGGGCCGAAGGCCCCGGCCGTCCGGGCTGA
- a CDS encoding DUF423 domain-containing protein yields MTRTIWIIGTLGALIAVAAGAFATHGLEQAGDLHTAQIVRTGALYGLVHSLVLMLLAVLRPLVDRGLVALDLRLLMAAAGALAAGAILFPGSLYLYAATGWRPLVFVTPVGGTAFLIGWVLATLAALKRPRKR; encoded by the coding sequence ATGACGCGGACGATCTGGATCATCGGCACGCTGGGCGCGCTGATCGCCGTGGCGGCAGGCGCCTTCGCCACCCACGGGCTGGAACAGGCAGGCGATCTGCACACCGCGCAGATCGTGCGCACCGGCGCGCTTTACGGCCTCGTCCATTCCCTGGTGCTGATGCTGCTGGCGGTGCTGCGGCCGCTGGTCGATCGCGGGCTGGTGGCCCTCGACCTCCGGTTGCTGATGGCCGCGGCCGGTGCGCTGGCGGCCGGCGCGATCCTGTTTCCCGGCAGCCTGTACCTCTATGCCGCCACCGGCTGGCGGCCGCTGGTCTTCGTGACGCCGGTGGGCGGCACCGCCTTTCTGATCGGCTGGGTGCTGGCGACGCTGGCGGCGCTGAAGCGGCCCCGGAAGCGCTGA
- a CDS encoding D-amino acid dehydrogenase produces the protein MKVVVLGAGVVGIATAWHLADQGHEVTVVDRRMGPGLETSFANGGQISPSHAEPWANPATLKSLPGWLLREDAPLVFRWRADPDLWRFGLRFLANCTRAAARRNTERAWRLARYSLDGMKAIRAAEGFAYDEASRGILHVFEDPKGFDAAGRHAAELDRTLGIPHRVMSPAECVAHEPALAPVQSRLAGGVLSPIDEQGDARLFTANLAGRVAAKGGRLLYGRSVEALETGGDRVTAVRLDMGTRIEADAVVAAMGSFTPLLLRRIGIRLPVYPLKGYSVTLNVAGRNDAPQGSLTDDARRIVFTRLGDRLRAAGTAELAGYDLSLNRVRSQAILKGVQAVFPEIARDAVPDYWCGLRPASPDGVPVIGPTRFRNLFLNTGHGTLGWTMAAGSGRLVADLVSGRTPEISTEGLTLDRFRI, from the coding sequence GTGAAGGTGGTGGTTCTGGGCGCCGGGGTGGTGGGCATCGCCACCGCCTGGCACCTTGCCGATCAGGGGCACGAGGTCACGGTCGTCGACCGCAGGATGGGCCCCGGGCTGGAAACGAGCTTCGCCAATGGCGGCCAGATCAGCCCCAGCCATGCCGAACCCTGGGCCAACCCCGCCACGTTGAAATCGTTGCCCGGCTGGCTGCTGCGCGAGGATGCGCCGCTGGTCTTCCGCTGGCGCGCCGATCCGGATCTCTGGCGGTTCGGCCTGCGGTTCCTGGCCAATTGCACCCGGGCGGCCGCGCGCCGCAACACCGAACGCGCCTGGCGGCTGGCCCGCTATTCCCTCGACGGCATGAAGGCGATCCGCGCCGCCGAAGGCTTCGCCTATGACGAGGCGAGCCGCGGCATCCTGCATGTTTTCGAAGACCCGAAGGGCTTCGATGCCGCCGGCCGCCATGCGGCCGAGCTGGACCGCACGCTCGGCATCCCCCACCGGGTGATGAGCCCGGCCGAGTGCGTGGCCCACGAACCCGCCCTGGCGCCGGTGCAGAGCCGGCTGGCCGGCGGCGTGTTGAGCCCGATCGACGAGCAGGGCGATGCCCGGCTGTTCACCGCCAACCTGGCCGGGAGGGTTGCGGCCAAAGGCGGCCGCCTGCTCTATGGCCGGAGTGTCGAGGCCCTGGAAACCGGCGGCGATCGGGTCACCGCCGTGCGGCTCGACATGGGCACGCGGATCGAGGCCGATGCCGTGGTCGCCGCCATGGGCAGTTTCACGCCGCTGCTGCTGCGCCGGATCGGCATCCGCCTGCCGGTCTATCCGCTGAAGGGCTATTCGGTCACGCTGAACGTCGCCGGCCGCAACGACGCCCCCCAGGGCAGCCTGACCGACGATGCCCGCCGGATCGTCTTCACCCGGCTGGGCGACCGGCTGCGCGCCGCCGGTACGGCAGAGCTCGCCGGCTATGATCTCAGCCTCAACCGGGTGCGCTCGCAGGCGATCCTGAAGGGCGTGCAGGCGGTGTTCCCTGAGATTGCGCGCGACGCGGTGCCGGACTACTGGTGCGGGCTGAGGCCGGCCAGCCCCGACGGCGTGCCGGTGATCGGCCCGACCCGCTTCCGCAACCTGTTCCTCAACACCGGCCATGGCACGCTGGGCTGGACCATGGCCGCCGGATCGGGCCGCCTGGTCGCCGATCTGGTCTCGGGCCGCACGCCCGAGATTTCGACCGAGGGGTTGACGCTCGACCGGTTCCGGATCTGA
- a CDS encoding sensor histidine kinase — MKKLKLYAALDHLGLRRSYVGKMLAISFVGVHMPLVCLVIYLMLAGDLPWAQAQPVLAVVLLATLAGTGATLWALHCLLDPVRLASHALHDYMRGGRVPSLPTGHVDEAGRLMADVQEAVTRLDAALDAVHAERGRLIDERQAHFEMLSRMSHELRTPLNAILGFAEVIQGEMMGPVGARAYSDYAGLIHSSGGDLLHMVDGLLKMSEAKAGPARGGPARDGLEPVDLHQLLGEVANLQLVHAGRREVVVTVVPQMAPGGAAPASGLVMEDPRALKQLLMFTLSGLIAGTERGREVRVELRQAPGGRPEVAVSAPGGFADADLPRSIAPAVTGGLPPEAAAADGFGHVSVQGFTLAVAHAIAVAERIGMTIAPGSHGRRVALDFAPVA, encoded by the coding sequence ATGAAAAAATTGAAGCTTTATGCGGCGCTCGATCACTTGGGGTTGCGCCGGTCTTATGTCGGTAAAATGCTGGCGATCAGCTTTGTCGGCGTCCATATGCCTCTTGTTTGTCTTGTCATCTATCTCATGCTTGCCGGGGATCTGCCCTGGGCCCAGGCGCAGCCGGTGCTGGCGGTGGTGCTGCTGGCGACGCTCGCCGGGACGGGGGCGACGCTCTGGGCGCTGCATTGTCTGCTCGATCCGGTGCGGCTGGCCTCGCATGCCCTGCATGACTATATGCGTGGCGGTCGGGTTCCCTCGCTGCCCACCGGCCATGTCGACGAGGCCGGCCGGCTGATGGCCGATGTGCAGGAGGCGGTGACCCGGCTGGACGCCGCGCTGGATGCCGTCCATGCCGAACGCGGCCGGCTGATCGACGAGCGTCAGGCGCATTTCGAAATGCTCTCGCGGATGAGCCACGAGCTGCGCACCCCGCTGAATGCCATTCTGGGTTTTGCCGAGGTGATCCAGGGCGAGATGATGGGGCCGGTGGGGGCGCGGGCCTATTCCGATTATGCCGGGCTGATCCACAGCAGCGGCGGCGACCTGCTCCATATGGTCGACGGGCTGCTGAAGATGAGCGAGGCCAAGGCCGGCCCCGCCCGCGGCGGTCCTGCCCGCGACGGGCTGGAGCCGGTGGATCTGCATCAGCTGCTGGGCGAGGTCGCCAATCTGCAGCTGGTCCATGCCGGGCGGCGCGAGGTGGTGGTGACCGTGGTGCCCCAGATGGCGCCGGGGGGAGCCGCCCCGGCATCGGGCCTGGTCATGGAAGACCCGCGGGCCCTGAAACAGCTGCTGATGTTCACCCTCTCGGGCCTGATCGCCGGTACGGAGCGGGGTCGGGAGGTGCGGGTCGAGCTGCGGCAGGCACCCGGCGGCCGGCCGGAAGTCGCCGTCTCGGCCCCCGGCGGCTTTGCCGATGCCGATCTGCCGCGGTCGATCGCCCCCGCGGTCACCGGCGGCCTGCCGCCCGAGGCGGCCGCGGCCGACGGGTTCGGCCATGTCTCCGTGCAGGGCTTCACCCTGGCGGTCGCCCATGCGATTGCGGTGGCGGAGCGGATCGGCATGACCATCGCGCCGGGCAGTCATGGCCGACGGGTCGCCCTGGATTTTGCGCCGGTGGCCTGA
- a CDS encoding MFS transporter, protein MPPAGHARTPRPASDWAEIRRGGRFGAFMVLCLGIWLHAADSLLTTTVMPAVTAEIGGLAWVNWALALYELGSIVAGACTGLAARAAGLGRATTMAATAFAVGCVISAIAPDMGTLLAGRLVQGLGGGMLVALAHVSVSRLYEPRLWPRLYAIMSGLWGASALAGPLVGGLFADAGLWRGAFWAFGAQAALVAIAGGLLLRRVTAAAEAAAGSGDAHALPSAAVPTGRLALLIVAVLAVATAGVTGDALTAALSGLAGLALLTLFFRRDGRAPLGQGLLPPGALDLRRRQGMGLAMVLTLSAATVPFTVYGPILFVVLHGADALTAGYLVAIESVAWTLAAILLSGAGARLEPWLIRAGALVIVAGVAGFAVVVPHGELWMVAPFAAAQGAGFGMCWAFLVRRIVSAVPDEVRESASSAVPTMQILGYALGAAAAGIAANLSGFGGAHEGALPDPATAQTVGFWVFAAFLPVGLIGIIAAVRLTRRGV, encoded by the coding sequence ATGCCCCCCGCAGGCCATGCCCGCACCCCCCGCCCGGCCAGCGACTGGGCCGAGATCCGCCGCGGCGGACGTTTCGGCGCCTTCATGGTGCTGTGCCTGGGCATCTGGCTGCACGCCGCCGACAGCCTGCTGACCACCACGGTCATGCCGGCGGTGACGGCGGAAATCGGCGGGCTCGCCTGGGTGAACTGGGCGCTGGCGCTTTACGAGCTGGGGTCGATCGTGGCCGGGGCCTGCACCGGGCTTGCCGCCCGCGCGGCAGGGCTCGGCCGGGCCACCACCATGGCGGCCACCGCCTTCGCCGTCGGCTGCGTCATCAGCGCCATCGCCCCCGATATGGGCACGCTGCTTGCCGGCCGGCTGGTGCAGGGGCTGGGCGGCGGCATGCTGGTGGCGCTGGCCCATGTCTCGGTGTCGCGGCTTTACGAGCCCAGGCTCTGGCCCAGGCTCTATGCGATCATGTCGGGGCTCTGGGGCGCCTCGGCCCTGGCCGGGCCGCTGGTCGGCGGGCTGTTTGCCGATGCCGGGCTCTGGCGCGGCGCCTTCTGGGCCTTCGGCGCCCAGGCCGCGCTGGTGGCCATCGCGGGCGGGCTGCTGCTGCGCCGGGTGACCGCCGCGGCCGAGGCCGCCGCCGGATCGGGCGATGCCCATGCCCTGCCCTCGGCCGCGGTTCCGACCGGCCGGCTGGCCCTGCTGATCGTGGCGGTGCTGGCGGTGGCGACCGCCGGCGTCACCGGCGACGCCCTGACCGCCGCCCTCTCGGGCCTGGCCGGCCTTGCCCTGCTCACCCTGTTCTTCCGCCGGGACGGCCGGGCGCCGCTGGGCCAGGGCCTGCTGCCGCCGGGCGCGCTGGATCTTCGCCGCCGACAGGGCATGGGGCTCGCCATGGTGCTGACCCTCTCGGCCGCAACCGTGCCCTTCACCGTCTACGGCCCGATCCTGTTCGTGGTGCTGCATGGGGCAGATGCCCTGACCGCGGGCTATCTGGTCGCGATCGAAAGCGTCGCCTGGACGCTGGCCGCCATCCTGCTCTCGGGCGCCGGCGCCCGGCTGGAGCCCTGGCTGATCCGCGCCGGCGCCCTGGTGATCGTGGCGGGCGTGGCCGGCTTCGCGGTGGTGGTGCCCCATGGCGAGCTGTGGATGGTGGCCCCGTTCGCGGCCGCCCAGGGCGCAGGCTTCGGCATGTGCTGGGCCTTCCTGGTCCGCCGGATCGTCTCGGCCGTGCCCGACGAGGTCCGCGAAAGCGCCTCCTCGGCCGTGCCGACCATGCAGATCCTGGGCTATGCGCTGGGGGCCGCGGCCGCCGGCATCGCCGCCAACCTCTCGGGCTTCGGCGGCGCCCATGAAGGCGCCCTGCCCGACCCCGCCACGGCCCAAACCGTCGGCTTCTGGGTCTTCGCCGCCTTCCTGCCGGTCGGGCTGATCGGCATCATCGCGGCGGTCAGGTTGACGCGGCGGGGGGTGTGA
- the ald gene encoding alanine dehydrogenase — MLLGVPKEIKTDEYRVGLTPAAVRELVHHGHDVLVEQGAGLGAGLDDAAYEAAGATIAADAEEVFARGDMIVKVKEPQPVECRRLRPGQLLFTYLHLAPDPEQTRLLLASGATAIAYETVTDAAGRLPLLAPMSEVAGRMSVQAAAHALEKTQGGRGVLMGGVPGVRPARVVVLGGGVVGTNAARLAIGLGAEVVVIDRSLGRLKELDALYGPAMRTLYATRETIEEAVTTADAVIGAVLVPGAAAPKLIDRPLLGRMQPGAVLVDVAIDQGGCFETSRATTHRQPTYEVDGIVHYCVANMPGGVARTSTFALNNATLPFVLALADKGAARALAEDPHLMNGLNVHAGQLTIEAVAEAQNLTAVTPADALSRAA, encoded by the coding sequence ATGCTTCTGGGCGTGCCCAAAGAGATCAAGACCGACGAATACCGTGTCGGCCTGACCCCCGCCGCCGTGCGCGAACTGGTCCATCATGGCCATGACGTGCTGGTGGAGCAGGGGGCGGGGCTGGGCGCCGGGCTCGACGATGCGGCCTACGAGGCGGCCGGCGCCACCATCGCCGCCGATGCCGAAGAGGTCTTCGCCCGCGGCGACATGATCGTGAAGGTCAAGGAGCCGCAGCCGGTGGAATGCCGCAGGCTCCGCCCCGGCCAGCTGCTGTTCACCTATCTGCATCTGGCGCCCGATCCCGAACAGACCCGGCTGCTGCTGGCAAGCGGCGCCACCGCCATCGCCTACGAGACAGTCACCGACGCGGCCGGCCGCCTGCCGCTGCTGGCGCCGATGAGCGAGGTTGCCGGCCGCATGTCGGTTCAGGCTGCCGCCCATGCGCTGGAAAAGACCCAGGGCGGGCGGGGCGTGCTGATGGGCGGCGTGCCGGGCGTGCGCCCGGCGCGAGTGGTGGTGCTGGGCGGCGGCGTGGTCGGCACCAATGCCGCCCGGCTCGCCATCGGGCTTGGTGCCGAGGTGGTGGTGATCGACCGCTCGCTCGGCCGGCTGAAGGAACTGGACGCGCTTTACGGCCCGGCCATGCGCACCCTTTATGCCACCCGCGAGACCATCGAAGAGGCCGTGACCACGGCCGATGCGGTGATCGGTGCGGTGCTGGTGCCGGGGGCGGCGGCGCCCAAATTGATCGACCGGCCGCTCCTGGGGCGCATGCAGCCGGGGGCGGTGCTGGTCGACGTCGCCATCGACCAGGGCGGCTGTTTCGAAACCTCGCGCGCCACCACCCATCGCCAGCCGACCTACGAGGTGGACGGCATCGTCCACTACTGCGTCGCCAACATGCCGGGCGGTGTTGCCCGCACCTCGACCTTCGCGCTCAACAACGCGACCCTGCCCTTCGTGCTGGCGCTCGCCGACAAGGGCGCCGCCCGGGCACTGGCCGAGGATCCGCATCTGATGAACGGTCTGAACGTCCATGCCGGACAGCTGACCATCGAGGCCGTGGCCGAGGCCCAGAACCTGACCGCCGTCACCCCCGCCGACGCGCTCTCGCGCGCCGCCTGA
- a CDS encoding aspartate aminotransferase family protein, which translates to MARITVPNDLDAHWMPFTANRQFKAAPRLLVGAKDMYYTSHDGRQVLDGCAGLWCVNAGHGRDKISEAVARQISEMDYSPSFQMGHPLSFELASRLVELAPDGIDHVFYCNSGSEAVDTALKMALAYHRIRGEGSRTRLIGRERGYHGVGFGGISVGGIASNRKHFGTLLSGVDHLRHTHDPARNAFSWGQPEHGAELADDLERLVALHDASTIAAVIVEPIAGSTGVLIPPKGYLTRLREICDRHGILLIFDEVICGFGRTGKAFGADSFEVTPDLMTTAKGITNGAVPMGAVFAKKEIYDTFMTGPEHLIEFFHGYTYSGHPLACAAALATLDIYAEEKLFDRAANLSEYFGKAAHALRDLPNVIDIRNYGMVAAVELSPRAGEPTKRAYEIFVRAYEQGVLLRFTGDIIAISPPLIIDEAQIDHLYAVLAEAIKATA; encoded by the coding sequence ATGGCGCGCATCACGGTTCCGAACGATCTGGACGCGCATTGGATGCCGTTCACGGCCAATCGCCAGTTCAAGGCGGCCCCCCGCCTGCTGGTCGGGGCGAAGGACATGTACTACACCTCGCATGACGGCCGTCAGGTGCTGGACGGCTGTGCGGGTCTGTGGTGCGTGAATGCCGGCCATGGCCGGGATAAGATTTCCGAGGCGGTCGCCCGTCAGATCTCGGAGATGGATTATTCGCCCTCGTTCCAGATGGGCCATCCGCTGAGCTTTGAGCTGGCGAGCCGCCTGGTCGAGCTGGCGCCCGACGGCATCGACCATGTGTTCTACTGCAATTCCGGCTCGGAAGCGGTCGACACGGCGCTGAAGATGGCGCTCGCCTATCATCGCATCCGCGGCGAGGGCAGCCGCACCCGCCTGATTGGTCGGGAGCGTGGCTATCACGGCGTCGGCTTCGGCGGCATTTCGGTGGGCGGCATCGCCTCCAACCGCAAGCATTTCGGCACGCTGCTGTCGGGTGTCGACCATCTGCGTCACACCCATGATCCGGCCCGCAACGCCTTCTCGTGGGGCCAGCCCGAGCATGGGGCGGAGCTGGCCGACGATCTGGAGCGGCTGGTCGCGCTGCACGATGCCTCGACCATCGCGGCGGTGATCGTGGAGCCGATCGCGGGCTCGACCGGCGTGCTGATCCCGCCGAAGGGCTATCTCACGCGCCTGCGCGAGATCTGCGACCGTCACGGCATCCTGCTGATCTTCGACGAGGTCATCTGCGGCTTCGGCCGGACCGGCAAGGCCTTCGGGGCCGACAGCTTCGAGGTGACGCCGGATCTGATGACCACCGCCAAGGGCATCACCAATGGTGCGGTGCCGATGGGCGCGGTCTTCGCGAAGAAGGAGATCTACGACACCTTCATGACCGGGCCCGAGCATCTGATCGAATTCTTCCACGGCTATACCTATTCGGGCCATCCGCTGGCCTGTGCTGCGGCGCTCGCCACGCTCGACATCTATGCCGAGGAGAAGCTGTTCGATCGGGCGGCGAACCTGTCGGAGTATTTCGGCAAGGCGGCGCATGCGCTGCGCGATCTGCCGAACGTCATCGACATCCGCAATTACGGCATGGTCGCCGCGGTCGAGCTGTCGCCGCGGGCGGGTGAGCCGACCAAGCGGGCCTATGAGATCTTCGTGCGCGCCTATGAGCAGGGCGTGCTGCTGCGCTTCACCGGCGACATCATCGCCATCTCGCCGCCGCTGATCATCGACGAGGCCCAGATCGACCATCTTTATGCGGTCCTGGCCGAGGCCATCAAGGCAACCGCCTGA